TTTGGCTTGCGCAGCCGTGTTCGGGAAGGGATTCATAGCTCGAGACATGGGAATCCGGAACACGGCCGGGGCGGTGAAGCACCAGGCGGTGGCCATGATGTCGAAGTCGGACCAGTCGGTGTTCTACCTCTGCTCCTTCGACGCGTTCCAGGACACGCTGTACTCGCACTCTCTCCGGCAGTTCTTCCAGGAGTGCGACATCACCGGCACCGTCGACTTCATCTTCGGCAATGCAGCCGTCGTCTACCAGAGGTGCAACATCCTCCCGAGGGCCCCCATGGCGGGGCAGCCGGACACCATCACCGCCCAGGGCAGGGTCGACCCGAACCAGAACACCGGCATCTCCATCCACAGCTGCAGCATCAAGCCCAACGGGAACGTCGCGGGAGTGAGAATATACCTCGGCCGGCCATGGAAGCCGTACGCGGTGACGGTGTACATGAAATCGGCGATGGCGGGGATCATCGATCCCAAGGGGTGGCTGCCGTGGACCGGGAACTCGGCGCCGGACACCATCTTCTACTCCGAGTACCGAAACACCGGGCCGGGGTCGTCCACCAAGAACAGAGTCAAGTGGAAGGGGGTGAAAACTATGACGGCAGCGCAAGCTAACGAGTTCACAGTAACTCCGTTCGTTGGTGGCAATTTGTGGCTACCAAACACCGGAGTTCCCTTCACCCCTGGCATGTGAGGTTCGACATTGTTGTCTACATGTCGAGTGTATGTGTTGTTATATATTTGATAGAAAGCTTTATTTGACTCACGAAGAACAGATGATCGATAAGAAGATTGCTCATTTCTACCAAAGAATTTGAGATGTTCTGTGGCTTCTAATAGTGTCATGCGCACACTGTAGCAGCAAAGATGGATCACGGAAGTGGCATCAGATGGGGCCAACACCAACATCTTTCTCTTGGCCAATGTCTTTCCACCAATAGATCTCTTGGATTTGGCCATCAGATAAGGAGGGATAATGCTTCAATTTCTCATTGGCCAGCTCAATCACGCAATCCTACAAAGCCGGATTACGGCCATAGGAAATCTCTCCTGTGGTATACATAGCAATGGAGTAGGCACTCCACCAGCAACACGAACGCCAAACCATCAGGCTGCCGGAGTTCTACTGGTTTAAAGATGGCCACAGTCTCAACTCAGGCTTCGGTTGCCGCCTTGCGCCGGCCCTGCAGCGTGAGAACAGGATTCCTGACAGGGTCTTCCGGCAAACTGAGCAGAGAACTTGCGGCCAAATCCTTGCCGTCCTCCGCCTTCAGGTCCGTCAAAGTGGAAGCCAAGAAGGGTGAATGGCtgccgggcctcgcctcgccggcTTATCTCGACGGCAGGTTGCTCTTCCATACAACTTCCGATGATGGTTTCATGCTCTTGCTGATGTAGATTAGACTGATGATCTCGTGGCGATGCCATGACGCAGCTTGGCAGGTGACAATGGATTCGACCCCTTGGGGCTTGCCGAGGACCCCGAGAACCTCAAGTGGTTCGTGCAGGCGGAGCTCGTCAACGGGCGCTGGGCGATGCTCGGCGTGGCCGGGATGTTACTGCCGGAGGTCTTCACCAAGATCGGCATCATCAACGCGCCGGAGTGGTACGACGCCGGCAAGGCCGA
The DNA window shown above is from Musa acuminata AAA Group cultivar baxijiao chromosome BXJ2-4, Cavendish_Baxijiao_AAA, whole genome shotgun sequence and carries:
- the LOC135610965 gene encoding chlorophyll a-b binding protein 4, chloroplastic-like; amino-acid sequence: MATVSTQASVAALRRPCSVRTGFLTGSSGKLSRELAAKSLPSSAFRSVKVEAKKGEWLPGLASPAYLDGSLAGDNGFDPLGLAEDPENLKWFVQAELVNGRWAMLGVAGMLLPEVFTKIGIINAPEWYDAGKAEYFASSSTLFVIEFILFHYVEIRRWQDIKYPGSVNQDPIFKSYSLPPNEVGYPGGIFNPLNFAPTLEAKEKELANGRLAMLAFLAFIIQHNLTGKGPFENLLQHLSDPWHNTIIQTLGG